Proteins from a single region of Lelliottia sp. JS-SCA-14:
- a CDS encoding MFS transporter yields MNKSLTKESSGKAVESQVYAKITRRLIPFLILCYFFAYLDRVNVGFAKLHMQDALNFSDTVYGLGAGIFFIGYFLFEMPSNLLMQRFGPRFWIARIMATWAVLSAAMIFITTPTQFYVVRFLLGVAEAGFFPGIVFYLTLWFPSWRSARTLGLFILVTPLSTIIGSPLSGLILKLFEGVDGLHNWQWLFLVEAIPSFLLAFVVLRYLDNDVKSARWLTDAEKQVVVDDLAKDAANRERANQGKVDSTLRGMLSNGYVWLLALVFFSFNIGYYGINFWLPSIIKSSGVSDDFHIGLLAALPYVFGACFMVWNSRHSDLKQERRWHIAIPAMIGCVGLALSAYCSGSTFWMMAWICLAMSGTLALIPTYISLPGALLSGTAAAAGIAFVNSVGNLAGFFGPTVLGWLKDATGRTDTGLYILAGFLLLCAPLILTLPARLANPKKVIPEPEQSDVQSESAHHISR; encoded by the coding sequence ATGAACAAGAGTCTTACAAAAGAGTCGTCAGGAAAGGCCGTCGAATCGCAGGTTTACGCGAAGATCACGCGCCGTCTGATCCCCTTTTTGATCCTCTGCTATTTCTTCGCCTACCTGGATCGCGTCAACGTCGGGTTCGCCAAGCTGCATATGCAGGATGCGCTGAACTTCAGCGACACGGTCTACGGCCTGGGCGCGGGCATTTTCTTCATCGGCTACTTCCTGTTTGAGATGCCGAGCAACCTGCTCATGCAGCGCTTCGGGCCACGGTTCTGGATCGCCCGCATCATGGCGACCTGGGCGGTGCTGTCGGCGGCGATGATTTTCATCACCACCCCCACGCAGTTTTACGTGGTGCGCTTTTTACTCGGCGTGGCGGAAGCGGGCTTTTTCCCTGGCATCGTGTTTTATCTCACCCTGTGGTTCCCGTCCTGGCGCTCCGCCCGCACCCTCGGGCTGTTTATTCTGGTGACGCCGCTCTCGACCATTATCGGCAGCCCGCTTTCCGGCCTGATCCTCAAACTGTTCGAAGGCGTCGACGGGCTGCATAACTGGCAGTGGCTATTCCTGGTCGAAGCGATTCCATCATTCCTGCTGGCCTTCGTGGTGCTGCGCTATCTGGATAACGACGTGAAGTCCGCCAGATGGCTGACCGACGCGGAAAAACAGGTGGTGGTGGACGATCTGGCGAAAGATGCCGCCAACCGCGAACGCGCTAACCAGGGCAAGGTCGACAGCACCCTGAGAGGGATGCTCAGCAACGGCTACGTCTGGCTGCTGGCGCTGGTCTTTTTCAGCTTCAACATTGGCTATTACGGGATCAACTTCTGGCTGCCGTCGATCATCAAAAGCTCCGGCGTGAGCGATGATTTCCACATCGGCCTGCTCGCCGCCCTGCCGTACGTCTTCGGCGCGTGCTTTATGGTGTGGAACAGCCGTCACTCGGATCTGAAACAGGAGCGCCGCTGGCACATTGCCATTCCGGCGATGATTGGCTGCGTCGGCCTTGCGCTCAGCGCGTATTGCAGCGGATCGACCTTCTGGATGATGGCGTGGATCTGCCTGGCGATGTCCGGCACCCTGGCGTTAATCCCCACTTACATTAGCCTGCCCGGCGCGCTGCTTTCCGGCACCGCCGCAGCGGCAGGTATCGCCTTCGTCAACTCCGTGGGCAACCTCGCCGGTTTCTTCGGCCCGACGGTGCTGGGCTGGCTGAAAGATGCCACCGGGCGCACCGACACCGGTTTGTACATTCTTGCCGGATTCCTGTTGCTGTGCGCTCCGCTGATCCTGACGCTGCCCGCCCGTCTGGCAAACCCGAAAAAAGTGATCCCTGAACCCGAACAGAGCGATGTGCAGTCTGAATCTGCGCATCACATCAGTCGTTAA